From a region of the Arachis ipaensis cultivar K30076 chromosome B09, Araip1.1, whole genome shotgun sequence genome:
- the LOC107615017 gene encoding uncharacterized protein LOC107615017, which yields MKCQKHVPDSTSDIGVCATCLRERLQVILAAQTQAQAQTEDEDEDQPAEALASSDHSNNQSEKNADEKKNPPPINANDFDGRKDNDNDKVIYSTPQVGPPFSVTATECDGKTPKRKLGRFWNPTRLFRTKSNMTENSNRELTTTYRSWMSMIFHDRRKNNCGDASNFRQSDRESEGFSSEIDGHDRSSSTESRISLETSPKGRNQAAPAPARRSRSLQAGKRVFNWRLCLSPLVRANPNQHLVHNHKGTLQETGSVGGGAQKIRFISAASFSCSRSKKLADIGRVARNR from the coding sequence ATGAAGTGTCAGAAACACGTACCGGATTCAACCAGCGACATCGGCGTTTGTGCCACTTGCCTCCGGGAGCGCCTCCAAGTCATTCTTGCGGCCCAAACCCAAGCCCAGGCCCAAACAGAGGACGAAGACGAGGACCAACCAGCAGAAGCTCTCGCATCTTCAGACCACAGCAACAACCAATCGGAAAAGAACGCCGACGAGAAGAAAAACCCTCCGCCGATCAATGCTAACGACTTCGACGGACGGAAGGACAATGACAACGACAAGGTAATATACAGTACGCCGCAGGTCGGACCGCCATTCTCCGTAACCGCCACGGAATGCGACGGCAAAACGCCGAAGAGGAAGCTTGGAAGGTTTTGGAACCCTACGAGACTGTTCAGGACGAAATCAAACATGACGGAAAACTCGAATCGGGAATTGACAACTACGTATCGATCGTGGATGTCAATGATCTTCCATGACAGACGGAAGAACAACTGCGGTGACGCCTCGAATTTCCGGCAATCTGATCGAGAATCGGAGGGTTTCAGCAGCGAAATCGACGGACACGATCGGTCGTCTTCCACAGAGAGCAGAATCTCTCTGGAAACATCTCCGAAAGGCCGGAACCAGGCGGCCCCAGCACCTGCGCGACGGTCGCGATCGTTACAGGCAGGGAAGAGGGTGTTTAACTGGAGGTTATGCTTGAGCCCGTTGGTTAGGGCAAATCCCAACCAGCACTTGGTCCATAACCATAAAGGAACACTTCAAGAAACCGGTTCCGTGGGTGGTGGGGCCCAGAAAATTAGATTTATCTCGGCAGCGTCCTTTAGCTGCAGCCGATCGAAGAAGCTTGCGGATATTGGAAGAGTCGCCCGCAACCGTTGA
- the LOC107618025 gene encoding uncharacterized protein LOC107618025 isoform X2, which yields MRSTSGAGSSSMISASHLRLIPSLICRISFVAWFSPSAFTRYLLAEAGDTLFASFIGTKQYKDVIADANILQGAIFHEDAPEAADGCAHAESDKGENLNGKEYMWNPLESRPKQINSKSKPAAHRGFLARAKGIPALELYRLAQKKKRKLVLCGHSLGGAVAALATLAILRVVAASSSSKENEKVSIKCITFSQPPVGNAALKDYVNRKGWQHYFKSYCIPEDLIPRILSPAYFHHYNNAQPQSVLSENETNGLLSSKRGQDSGKPKENDGEQLVLGVGPLHKSFWRLSKLVPLESVLRQFSKRERQINSIETNSMTGSLASTLIEEEVVEPQSLEIQEDSDGISLKPFPDSDKHSLELAKNGKTNTKGNIVTGDERKWRRVPYLPSYVPFGQLYLLGNSSVESLSGAEYSKLTSVKSVITELRERLQSHSMKSYRSRFQRIYDLCMSENFLGIEQWQQFPHLQQWLGLATAGTVELGHIVESPVIRTATTIVPLGWDDGPGAKNGEPLKVDITGFGLHLCTLVHAQVNGNWCSTSVESFPSAPKYSSNQGIQPELQKMRILVGAPLRRPPKHQTLLDSLLPVFTSVDSELARNLAPIDKDKFIRPESLNNFSIFCTSDFSTVSKEVHIRTRRVRLIGMEGAGKTTLLKAILNKRKSNIPSIEDALLDVDVQEGIAGGLCYCDSSGVNMQELNKETSCFRDDLWLGIRDLSRKTDLIVLVHNLSHSIPRYSNSNSSQPKPVLSLFLDEAKSLGIPWVLAITNKFAVSAHLQKVAINAVLQAYEASPNSTEVINSCPYVMPGFAGATLSWDPNNADSVKKMGPQKLLLAPINFVKRPFQRKEIVLPVEGVDSLCKQIHRVLRSHEESSLQEFARDRLMLELAREQAMSSDASRDTRAKANSFNSAAVGASVGAGLGIVLAIAMGAASALRKP from the exons ATGAGGAGTACGAGCGGCGCCGGAAGCAGCTCCATGATCTCTGCCTCGCACTTAAGGCTGATTCCGTCTCTGATTTGCAGGATCTCCTTTGTTGCATGGTTCTCTCCGAGTGCGTTTacaag GTATTTGTTGGCTGAGGCAGGAGACACTTTATTTGCTTCTTTTATAGGGACAAAACAATATAA GGATGTAATTGCTGATGCAAATATACTTCAAGGTGCGATCTTCCATGAGGATGCTCCTGAGGCGGCAGATGGATGTGCACATGCTGAATCTGATAAGGGTGAAAACTTAAATGGAAAAGAATATATGTGGAACCCTTTGGAGTCAAGGCCTAAACAAATAAATAGTAAATCTAAACCTGCTGCTCATAGG GGTTTCTTGGCTCGTGCTAAAGGAATACCTGCTTTAGAATTGTATAGGCTTGCTCAAAAGAAGAAACGCAAGCTTGTTTTATGTGGTCATTCACTTGGTGGAGCT GTAGCCGCATTAGCTACTCTTGCCATTTTGAGAGTAGTTGCTGCTTCATCTTCATCAAAGGAAAATGAGAAAGTCTCTATCAAATGTATAACATTTTCTCAGCCTCCTGTAGGAAATGCTGCTCTGAAGGA CTATGTTAATAGAAAAGGTTGGCAGCACTATTTTAAGAGTTACTGCATCCCGGAAGATTTGATTCCTCGTATTTTATCTCCTGCTTATTTCCACCATTATAATAATGCTCAGCCTCAGTCAGTGCTTTCTGAAAATGAAACTAATGGGTTATTATCATCAAAGAGGGGCCAAGATTCAGGGAAGCCGAAAGAGAATGATGGAGAGCAGTTGGTTTTGGGGGTAGGTCCTTTGCATAAATCCTTCTGGAGACTCTCAAAGCTGGTACCCTTAGAATCCGTACTGAGACAATTTAGTAAACGAGAGAGACAAATTAATTCTATTGAAACAAATTCAATGACTGGTTCTCTTGCTAGTACTTTGATTGAGGAGGAAGTAGTTGAACCACAATCACTTGAAATACAAGAGGATTCTGATGGCATATCACTCAAGCCTTTTCCAGACAGTGACAAACATTCGTTGGAGTTGGCAAAGAATGGAAAAACAAATACAAAAGGCAATATTGTAACTGGAGACGAAAGAAAATGGCGCAGAGTTCCATATTTACCTTCATATGTGCCATTCGGACAG CTTTATTTATTGGGAAATTCCTCAGTAGAGTCACTATCAGGTGCGGAGTACTCAAAACTGACATCG GTCAAATCAGTGATTACGGAATTGAGGGAAAGATTACAATCTCATTCAATGAAATCATATAGATCTAGATTCCAAAG AATCTATGATTTGTGTATGAGTGAAAATTTCCTAGGGATTGAGCAATGGCAGCAGTTTCCTCATCTACAACAATGGCTTGGCCTTGCAACTGCAGGGACTGTGGAGCTCGGGCATATAGTTGAGTCTCCTGTTATTCGCACTGCAACTACAATTGTTCCTCTCGGATGGGATGATGGGCCTGGAGCAAAAAATGGAGAACCTCTAAAAGTTGATATTACTGGTTTTGGGTTGCATCTCTGTACATTGGTTCATGCCCAAGTTAATGGTAACTG GTGTTCGACTTCAGTTGAGTCCTTTCCTTCTGCCCCAAAGTATTCTTCAAATCAAGGAATTCAGCCGGAATTACAGAAGATGAGAATATTAGTTGGTGCTCCACTAAGAAGGCCACCAAAGCATCAAACTTTGTTAGATTCATTGTTGCCCGTGTTCACTTCTGTTGATTCTGAGCTTGCTAGGAACTTAGCACCCATTGACAAGGATAAGTTTATCCGTCCGGAAAgtttaaataacttttcaataTTCTGCACTAGTGATTTTTCAACGGTTTCTAAAGAGGTTCACATCAGAACTCGTAGGGTACGATTAATTGGGATGGAG GGTGCTGGTAAAACTACTCTTTTAAAGGCAATCTTGAATAAACGTAAATCCAACATTCCCTCCATAGAGGATGCACTTTTGGATGTTGATGTGCAGGAAGGTATTGCTGGTGGTTTGTGCTACTGTGATTCCTCTGGAGTAAATATGCAG GAACTTAACAAGGAAACTTCTTGCTTCAGGGATGATTTGTGGCTTGGAATCCGAGATCTAAGTAGGAAGACAgatttaattgttcttgttcacAACCTATCCCATAGCATACCTCGATATAGTAATTCAAACAGCTCTCAACCAAAGCCTGTCCTTTCACTTTTCTTGGATGAGGCCAAGTCTCTTGGAATTCCATGGGTTCTCGCAATAACAAATAAATTTGCAGTTAGTGCACACCTTCAAAAGGTAGCGATCAATGCTGTTTTGCAAGCTTACGAAGCATCTCCTAACTCAACCGAAGTTATAAATTCCTGTCCATATGTTATGCCTGGTTTTGCTGGGGCCACTCTATCATGGGATCCAAACAATGCAGATTCTGTTAAAAAGATGGGTCCTCAAAAGCTTTTATTGGCTCctattaattttgttaaaaggCCCTTCCAGAGGAAGGAGATAGTTCTTCCAGTTGAAGGTGTCGACTCTCTTTGTAAACAAATCCACCGGGTACTTCGCAGTCATGAGGAGTCTTCATTACAG GAATTTGCCAGAGACAGACTTATGTTGGAGTTGGCAAGAGAACAAGCAATGTCAAGTGATGCAAGTAGAGATACTCGAGCTAAGGCGAATTCATTTAATTCTGCTGCTGTGGGTGCATCTGTTGGTGCTGGTCTTGGCATTGTCCTTGCCATTGCAATGGGGGCAGCATCTGCCCTGAGGAAGCCCTAA
- the LOC107618025 gene encoding uncharacterized protein LOC107618025 isoform X1, with translation MEFIQSRVEPWIRDQGAKLMKVSWGPLQWRMKWPWTSHRENKKRIHEEYERRRKQLHDLCLALKADSVSDLQDLLCCMVLSECVYKRPATEMIRAVNKFKADFGGHIVALERVQPSSDHVPHRYLLAEAGDTLFASFIGTKQYKDVIADANILQGAIFHEDAPEAADGCAHAESDKGENLNGKEYMWNPLESRPKQINSKSKPAAHRGFLARAKGIPALELYRLAQKKKRKLVLCGHSLGGAVAALATLAILRVVAASSSSKENEKVSIKCITFSQPPVGNAALKDYVNRKGWQHYFKSYCIPEDLIPRILSPAYFHHYNNAQPQSVLSENETNGLLSSKRGQDSGKPKENDGEQLVLGVGPLHKSFWRLSKLVPLESVLRQFSKRERQINSIETNSMTGSLASTLIEEEVVEPQSLEIQEDSDGISLKPFPDSDKHSLELAKNGKTNTKGNIVTGDERKWRRVPYLPSYVPFGQLYLLGNSSVESLSGAEYSKLTSVKSVITELRERLQSHSMKSYRSRFQRIYDLCMSENFLGIEQWQQFPHLQQWLGLATAGTVELGHIVESPVIRTATTIVPLGWDDGPGAKNGEPLKVDITGFGLHLCTLVHAQVNGNWCSTSVESFPSAPKYSSNQGIQPELQKMRILVGAPLRRPPKHQTLLDSLLPVFTSVDSELARNLAPIDKDKFIRPESLNNFSIFCTSDFSTVSKEVHIRTRRVRLIGMEGAGKTTLLKAILNKRKSNIPSIEDALLDVDVQEGIAGGLCYCDSSGVNMQELNKETSCFRDDLWLGIRDLSRKTDLIVLVHNLSHSIPRYSNSNSSQPKPVLSLFLDEAKSLGIPWVLAITNKFAVSAHLQKVAINAVLQAYEASPNSTEVINSCPYVMPGFAGATLSWDPNNADSVKKMGPQKLLLAPINFVKRPFQRKEIVLPVEGVDSLCKQIHRVLRSHEESSLQEFARDRLMLELAREQAMSSDASRDTRAKANSFNSAAVGASVGAGLGIVLAIAMGAASALRKP, from the exons ATGGAGTTCATACAGAGCCGCGTGGAGCCGTGGATCAGGGACCAGGGAGCGAAGCTGATGAAGGTGTCGTGGGGACCACTCCAATGGCGGATGAAGTGGCCATGGACAAGCCACAGGGAGAACAAGAAGAGGATCCATGAGGAGTACGAGCGGCGCCGGAAGCAGCTCCATGATCTCTGCCTCGCACTTAAGGCTGATTCCGTCTCTGATTTGCAGGATCTCCTTTGTTGCATGGTTCTCTCCGAGTGCGTTTacaag AGACCTGCCACTGAGATGATTAGAGCTGTAAATAAATTTAAGGCTGATTTTGGAGGACATATTGTTGCGTTGGAACGGGTGCAACCTTCGTCAGATCATGTTCCTCATAG GTATTTGTTGGCTGAGGCAGGAGACACTTTATTTGCTTCTTTTATAGGGACAAAACAATATAA GGATGTAATTGCTGATGCAAATATACTTCAAGGTGCGATCTTCCATGAGGATGCTCCTGAGGCGGCAGATGGATGTGCACATGCTGAATCTGATAAGGGTGAAAACTTAAATGGAAAAGAATATATGTGGAACCCTTTGGAGTCAAGGCCTAAACAAATAAATAGTAAATCTAAACCTGCTGCTCATAGG GGTTTCTTGGCTCGTGCTAAAGGAATACCTGCTTTAGAATTGTATAGGCTTGCTCAAAAGAAGAAACGCAAGCTTGTTTTATGTGGTCATTCACTTGGTGGAGCT GTAGCCGCATTAGCTACTCTTGCCATTTTGAGAGTAGTTGCTGCTTCATCTTCATCAAAGGAAAATGAGAAAGTCTCTATCAAATGTATAACATTTTCTCAGCCTCCTGTAGGAAATGCTGCTCTGAAGGA CTATGTTAATAGAAAAGGTTGGCAGCACTATTTTAAGAGTTACTGCATCCCGGAAGATTTGATTCCTCGTATTTTATCTCCTGCTTATTTCCACCATTATAATAATGCTCAGCCTCAGTCAGTGCTTTCTGAAAATGAAACTAATGGGTTATTATCATCAAAGAGGGGCCAAGATTCAGGGAAGCCGAAAGAGAATGATGGAGAGCAGTTGGTTTTGGGGGTAGGTCCTTTGCATAAATCCTTCTGGAGACTCTCAAAGCTGGTACCCTTAGAATCCGTACTGAGACAATTTAGTAAACGAGAGAGACAAATTAATTCTATTGAAACAAATTCAATGACTGGTTCTCTTGCTAGTACTTTGATTGAGGAGGAAGTAGTTGAACCACAATCACTTGAAATACAAGAGGATTCTGATGGCATATCACTCAAGCCTTTTCCAGACAGTGACAAACATTCGTTGGAGTTGGCAAAGAATGGAAAAACAAATACAAAAGGCAATATTGTAACTGGAGACGAAAGAAAATGGCGCAGAGTTCCATATTTACCTTCATATGTGCCATTCGGACAG CTTTATTTATTGGGAAATTCCTCAGTAGAGTCACTATCAGGTGCGGAGTACTCAAAACTGACATCG GTCAAATCAGTGATTACGGAATTGAGGGAAAGATTACAATCTCATTCAATGAAATCATATAGATCTAGATTCCAAAG AATCTATGATTTGTGTATGAGTGAAAATTTCCTAGGGATTGAGCAATGGCAGCAGTTTCCTCATCTACAACAATGGCTTGGCCTTGCAACTGCAGGGACTGTGGAGCTCGGGCATATAGTTGAGTCTCCTGTTATTCGCACTGCAACTACAATTGTTCCTCTCGGATGGGATGATGGGCCTGGAGCAAAAAATGGAGAACCTCTAAAAGTTGATATTACTGGTTTTGGGTTGCATCTCTGTACATTGGTTCATGCCCAAGTTAATGGTAACTG GTGTTCGACTTCAGTTGAGTCCTTTCCTTCTGCCCCAAAGTATTCTTCAAATCAAGGAATTCAGCCGGAATTACAGAAGATGAGAATATTAGTTGGTGCTCCACTAAGAAGGCCACCAAAGCATCAAACTTTGTTAGATTCATTGTTGCCCGTGTTCACTTCTGTTGATTCTGAGCTTGCTAGGAACTTAGCACCCATTGACAAGGATAAGTTTATCCGTCCGGAAAgtttaaataacttttcaataTTCTGCACTAGTGATTTTTCAACGGTTTCTAAAGAGGTTCACATCAGAACTCGTAGGGTACGATTAATTGGGATGGAG GGTGCTGGTAAAACTACTCTTTTAAAGGCAATCTTGAATAAACGTAAATCCAACATTCCCTCCATAGAGGATGCACTTTTGGATGTTGATGTGCAGGAAGGTATTGCTGGTGGTTTGTGCTACTGTGATTCCTCTGGAGTAAATATGCAG GAACTTAACAAGGAAACTTCTTGCTTCAGGGATGATTTGTGGCTTGGAATCCGAGATCTAAGTAGGAAGACAgatttaattgttcttgttcacAACCTATCCCATAGCATACCTCGATATAGTAATTCAAACAGCTCTCAACCAAAGCCTGTCCTTTCACTTTTCTTGGATGAGGCCAAGTCTCTTGGAATTCCATGGGTTCTCGCAATAACAAATAAATTTGCAGTTAGTGCACACCTTCAAAAGGTAGCGATCAATGCTGTTTTGCAAGCTTACGAAGCATCTCCTAACTCAACCGAAGTTATAAATTCCTGTCCATATGTTATGCCTGGTTTTGCTGGGGCCACTCTATCATGGGATCCAAACAATGCAGATTCTGTTAAAAAGATGGGTCCTCAAAAGCTTTTATTGGCTCctattaattttgttaaaaggCCCTTCCAGAGGAAGGAGATAGTTCTTCCAGTTGAAGGTGTCGACTCTCTTTGTAAACAAATCCACCGGGTACTTCGCAGTCATGAGGAGTCTTCATTACAG GAATTTGCCAGAGACAGACTTATGTTGGAGTTGGCAAGAGAACAAGCAATGTCAAGTGATGCAAGTAGAGATACTCGAGCTAAGGCGAATTCATTTAATTCTGCTGCTGTGGGTGCATCTGTTGGTGCTGGTCTTGGCATTGTCCTTGCCATTGCAATGGGGGCAGCATCTGCCCTGAGGAAGCCCTAA
- the LOC107615016 gene encoding uncharacterized protein LOC107615016: MEDIANIRVYYNGEIIPNTHEGVSFVCECPFSFAIPYSTSFIELQNGLCVNIQSHISKRVSNILYRNPMQVFGGLIQFQIMSITDDASMQQMFYIYRQIRFHVPVIELYVEFEQQSGMGTVGDEVNVDELGDIDWEEENNDSEEEFEANYEVDDENDDGDLAGNSAVQNEADVIVSHHPFGVPSFMRTLDLEAMHAPEFPEYANTGEGNVAAENGEFSVGMEFGSRESVISAIKSYTISREVDYTMYESEPQTFYAKCKGYGAGCDCLIRASLIRKKACWEIRRYNGKHTCTMGTISQDHAKLDSDTIADAIRPLVEADPSIKVKSVIAEVQGRFNYIVTYRKAWLAKQKAVAKVFGDWEVSYQTLPVWLKAMTVKMPRSHVQIKTLPVYRESEEVQGVRVLHRVFWSFYPCIVAFRHCKPLVQVDGTHLYGKYKGALLVAVAQDGNQNIVPIAFAIVEGETADAWEFFLTNLWRYVVTIDGVGIISDRHTSIDAAIARSNGAWSPPRA; the protein is encoded by the exons ATGGAGGATATTGCAAATATACGAGTGTATTATAACGGTGAGATTATACCGAATACACACGAAGGAGTGagttttgtttgtgaatgtccaTTTTCATTTGCTATTCCATACAGCACGAGTTTTATAGAGTTGCAAAATGGTCTTTGTGTGaacatacaaagtcacatttcgAAAAGAGTGAGCAACATTTTGTATAGGAATCCTATGCAAGTATTTGGTGGACtgatacagtttcaaataatgtCCATCACTGACGATGCAAGCATGCAGCAGATGTTCTATATTTATCGACAAATCCGATTTCACGTGCCGGTGATAGAGCtgtacgttgagtttgaacaGCAGTCGGGGATGGGTACGGTCGGCGACGAGGTCAATGTTGATGAGCTCggggatatagattgggaagaagaaaataatgaCAGCGAAGAGGAATTCGAAGCTAACTATGAAGTCGATGACGAAAATGATGACGGAGACTTGGCAGGCAATTCGGCGGTGCAGAATGAGGCGGATGTCATTGTAAGCCACCACCCGTTTGGTGTGCCGTCTTTTATGCGGACTCTAGATCTCGAAGCCATGCATGCCCCGGAATTTCCTGAGTATGCGAATACGG GTGAAGGCAACGTTGCGGCGGAAAATGGCGAGTTTAGTGTCGGAATGGAATTTGGTTCGAGAGAGTCGgtgatatctgcaatcaaaagctacacCATCTCTAGAGAAGTTGATTACACTAtgtatgagtctgagccgcaGACATTCTATGCGAAATGCAAGGGGTATGGTGCAGGGTGCGACTGCCTTATCCGAGCTAGCTTGATTCGAAAAAAAGCTTGTTGGGAGATCAGGAGATACAATGGCAAGCACACGTGCACCATGGGCacgatttcacaagatcatgccaagttggactcAGACACAATTGCAGATGCCATTAGGCCGTTGGTCGAAGCAGACCCCTCGATAAAGGTGAAGTCTGTTATTGCAGAAGTTCAAGGCAGGTTCAACTACATTGTGACTTACcgcaaggcttggttggcaaagcagaaagctgtCGCAAAAGTTTTCGGTGATTGGGAAGTTTCTTACCAGACTCTGCCAGTATGGTTGAAAGCAATGACAGTGAAGATGCCAAGGTCTCATGTTCAAATTAAAACGCTACCCGTTTACCGTGAGAGTGAGGAGGTTCAAGGTGTAAGAGTTCTTCACCGCGTGTTTTGGAGCTTCTATCCGTGTATTGTAGCATTCAGACACTGCAAGCCACTGGTGCAGGTTGATGGCACGCACCTGTACGGAAAATATAAAGGTGCACTTCTGGTAGCGGTTGCACAAGATGGGAATCAGAACATTGTGCCTATTGCATTTGCGATTGTCGAAGGCGAGACGGCAGACGCATGGGAGTTTTTTCTAACTAATTTGTGGAGATATGTTGTTACCATTGATGGTGTGGGTATTATTTCTGACCGCCATACCTCCATCGACGCTGCAATAGCTCGCAGTAACGGTGCATGGTCACCACCAAGGGCGTAG
- the LOC107615015 gene encoding uncharacterized protein LOC107615015 has translation MCCIRHIGSNFLRRFKDPYLHKLVVNTGYSRTEQEYNKNYQRLKERGKAYTQWCDEIGVERWVLAFDGGHRWGHMTTNLVECINSVLKGARNLPVTALVRSTFYRLNELFTRKSTKAHERLRNGYTYSEFATKRVEESFRRAGNIVVNRFDRRNEIFEVRKMQDGTIYTVNLAQRHCDCGHFQVKRLPCRHVLACCANQRLDWQAYMHNVYKMSEICKVYRGEFVPMGDPSTWDRYEGAKVIANWTLRRATKGRPKSTRYLNEMDSRDMRGPRRCTICGREGHSRSQCPQRAGPSSAGGH, from the exons ATGTGCTGCATCAGGCACATCGGGTCCAACTTCTTAAGGAGGTTCAAGGATCCATATTTGCATAAACTCGTGGTGAACACAG GCTATTCTAGGACGGAGCAGGAGTACAACAAAAACTACCAAAGGCTTAAAGAGCGGGGTAAAGCATATACTCAATGGTGCGATGAGATCGGTGTTGAGAGATGGGTGTTGGCATTCGATGGTGGTCATCGTTGGGGTCATATGACGACAAACTTGGTAGAGTGCATAAATTCTGTCCTGAAGGGTGCACGCAACCTTCCTGTGACTGCCCTTGTCCGGTCAACTTTCTATCGGTTGAATGAGTTGTTCACTCGGAAGAGTACCAAAGCTCATGAGCGTCTTCGCAACGGATACACGTATTCAGAATTCGCAACGAAGAGAGTTGAAGAAAGCTTCCGACGGGCAGGAAACATTGTGGTCAACCGGTTCGATAGGCGCAACGAGATATTTGAGGTTCGCAAAATGCAAGATGGTACTATTTACACTGTTAACCTTGCGCAACGACACTGCGACTGTGGCCATTTCCAAGTCAAGCGACTTCCATGTCGCCACGTGCTTGCATGTTGCGCCAACCAGCGTCTTGATTGGCAAGCGTACATGCACAATGTGTACAAGATGTCTGAAATTTGCAAGGTGTACAGAGGCGAGTTTGTTCCAATGGGTGACCCATCTACGTGGGATAGATACGAAGGagcgaaggtgatcgccaactggACATTGAGGCGCGCGACAAAAGGAAGACCGAAGTCAACCCGctacttgaatgagatggacTCGCGTGATATGCGTGGTCCTCGCCGGTGCACTATATGTGGACGCGAGGGACATAGCCGCAGCCAATGTCCTCAGCGTGCAGGTCCAAGCTCCGCTGGAGGTCATTAG
- the LOC107615013 gene encoding uncharacterized protein LOC107615013: protein MKTIFGAQGVWEMVEKGYVEPENVDKLTEAQKEELENKRKKDQCALTIIHQGLDDDMFEKITDITNAKKAWDTLQNSVIGVEKVKKVCLQTLRAEFESLMMKETESISDYFTKILTVMYQMKKLGEKLEDVRVVEKIIRSLNSKFYHVVVAIKESKDLDTMSIDQLNGSLPAHKERMDKDKQERVEHVLQAKLS from the coding sequence atgaaaacaattttcggTGCTCAAGGAGTGTGGGAGATGGTTGAGAAAGGCTATGTAGAACCAGAGAATGTGGACAAGCTAACAGAAGCTCAGAAGGAAgaattagaaaataaaagaaagaaagatcaaTGTGCACTTACTATCATTCATCAAGGCTTGGACGATGATATGTTTGAGAAGATTACTGATATAACCAATGCAAAGAAAGCTTGGGATACTCTTCAAAATTCCGTCATAGGAGTTGAAAAGGTAAAGAAGGTTTGTCTTCAAACTCTAAGGGCTGAGTTTGAGTCTCTAATGATGAAGGAGACTGAATCCATTTCGGATTATTTCACCAAAATTTTGACGGTAATGTACCAAATGAAAAAGCTTGGAGAAAAATTAGAAGATGTTCGTGTTGTTGAGAAAATCATTCGTTCTCTCAACTCAAAATTTTACCATGTGGTGGTAGCCATTAAGGAGTCCAAAGATTTGGATACGATGTCTATTGATCAGTTGAATGGTTCCTTACCGGCCCATAAAGAAAGAATGGATAAAGACAAGCAAGAACGTGTGGAGCATGTCTTGCAGGCAAAACTTTCGTAG